The following is a genomic window from Thermodesulfobacteriota bacterium.
ACCGTGTAGTCTTCTCTTATCCGGCCCACCAGACACTCATCCTTTCCCGCCGCTTCAATAGGCATGGGGTATCGAAGGTTCTGGGGTTCGTCCACTACCCGGACACCCGGGAAATTTTTGAGGGCGGTTTTTGCTTCACTTACAGAGATTTTTCTCTCAGTCTCTATATTCAG
Proteins encoded in this region:
- a CDS encoding Asd/ArgC dimerization domain-containing protein, translating into LNIETERKISVSEAKTALKNFPGVRVVDEPQNLRYPMPIEAAGKDECLVGRIREDYTVPAGISLWVVGDQLRKGAALNAVQIAEVLIGRYV